Proteins encoded in a region of the Podospora pseudopauciseta strain CBS 411.78 chromosome 6, whole genome shotgun sequence genome:
- a CDS encoding hypothetical protein (EggNog:ENOG503P80I): MLTGMEFWKDFPITNNNDSNTLPLLPITSPETWLRLMNHSTAKLGLSYFPPNLIAVPHNFSSFDTIPTNSLVITLPDPDSSRLENNPQQLDQLIYGLICTLAGIWVAAWAAWTWYHNGTLLIPRVSPPGSKDVNNDVELGAHTAAVDFVSPETFHAGFLKYYYDVGGDEHQLADNIFNHSADSHNKREKPVTGEDVEELTKLVQKMYEIDVELFGLQDARYITEDKKDKLRRKREAMLVEAARVVESWADRRWLHINKWEEGEYDTVLEILDVLREYVEAERQKRVYVY; the protein is encoded by the coding sequence ATGTTAACCGGCATGGAATTTTGGAAAGacttccccatcaccaacaacaacgacagcaacACCTTGCCATTATTACCCATCACCAGCCCAGAAACATGGCTCCGTTTAATGAACCACTCCACCGCCAAGCTCGGCCTCTCCTACTTCCCACCAAACCTCATCGCCGTCCCTCACAACTTCTCCTCATTTGACACCATCCCAACCAACAGCCTggtcatcaccctccccgacccAGACTCCTCCCGCTTAGAAAACAACCCTCAGCAATTAGACCAACTAATCTACGGTCTCATCTGCACGTTAGCCGGCATCTGGGTGGCAGCCTGGGCAGCATGGACGTGGTACCACAACGGCACTCTTCTCATCCCACGAGTATCACCACCAGGCTCAAAAGACGTAAACAATGACGTCGAACTCGGCGCCCACACCGCAGCAGTGGATTTCGTCTCCCCTGAAACATTCCACGCTGGGTTtctaaagtattattatgATGTCGGCGGGGATGAGCACCAATTGGCGGACAATATCTTCAACCACTCCGCTGACTCTCACAATAAGCGGGAGAAGCCAGTCacgggggaggatgtggaggagttgaCAAAGTTGGTGCAAAAGATGTACGAGATTGATGTTGAACTGTTTGGGTTGCAAGATGCGAGGTATATCACCGAGGATAAAAAGGATAAactgaggaggaagagggaggcgatgCTAgtggaggcggcgagggtggtggaatCTTGGGCGGATAGGCGGTGGTTGCACATCAAcaaatgggaggagggggagtatgaCACTGTCTTGGAGATTCTGGACGTGCTGAGGGAGTATGTCGAGGCGGAGAGGCAGAAGAGGGTGTATGTCTATTAA
- a CDS encoding hypothetical protein (EggNog:ENOG503PRWK): protein MLVIRFFWLQAALAMAQLPTLDDLLGGDSNGVEEPAGSDGGGLVPGLQDLIDAVPVPTVADDIVGALPDPTEILDGVIGPPETITPDEEAVATPEPTPSPTPAEEESPAVEETPVVEAPTPEPTPEESTAPVVQVPVPVAEIPAVEEPTPAPAPAPSPEPSPGPAPVPAPIVIADPPAEQEDPEPVPSPAPAPDVPPAPSPGADSGAGGAVLLPLPSLPADTTAAPASTPAPTTTADQPANTSPFLSLVTPANGSPFMSVFTPPQPTQVNAVVDDEATDSSSPPTTSDTTNPLTNTNVSPDLPLDNTPLPSTSPTPSESSGIPLSTKIGVAAGLGGGSLVLLIVILYIMWHKRMENNPFRRHTRSGSAASGGSSKRDLESAAGLPVQERQKLDWESEHDVAFDFGFGKPTVEIKGGNNWKETQEEDRLPAEMEARMGVGEDGSAQFRR from the coding sequence ATGCTGGTCATCCGCTTTTTTTGGCTTCAGGCCGCGCTGGCGATGGCCCAGTTGCCGACATTGGATGATTTGTTGGGAGGGGACAGTAATGGTGTTGAGGAACCGGCAGGGTCAGATGGGGGAGGGCTTGTGCCTGGACTTCAGGATTTGATCGATGCGGTCCCGGTGCCGACGGTGGCGGATGATATCGTGGGCGCCCTTCCGGATCCGACAGAGATTTTGGACGGGGTTATCGGGCCACCAGAGACGATAACGCCGGATGAGGAGGCAGTTGCGACTCCAGAACCAACTCCTTCCCCAACGCCTGCGGAGGAAGAATCGCCCGCTGTGGAGGAGACACCCGTCGTTGAGGCTCCGACTCCCGAACCGACGCCTGAAGAATCGACTGCTCCAGTTGTACAGGTGCCTGTGCCCGTCGCGGAGATTCCAGCAGTCGAAGAACCAACGCCTGCACCAGCTCCCGCTCCATCACCAGAGCCAAGCCCAGGACCGGCACCCGTACCAGCGCCGATTGTCATTGCCGACCCTCCCGCCGAGCAAGAAGACCCCGAACCTGTGCCCTCGCCAGCCCCAGCGCCCGATgtccctccagctccctccccagGTGCAGACTCTGGCGCCGGCGGTGCAGTactcctcccgctcccctcACTGCCAGCCGATACCACCGCTGCTCCTGCTTCAACCCCcgccccaacaacaaccgccgACCAACCCGCCAACacttcccccttcctcagcCTCGTCACACCTGCCAACGGCTCCCCCTTCATGTCGGTCTTCACCCCACCCCAACCGACCCAAGTAAACGCCGTAGTCGACGACGAGGCTACCGAcagctcctctcccccaacaacctccgacaccacaaaccccctaaccaacaccaacgttTCCCCCGACCTTCCCCTCGAtaacacccccctcccctccaccagccCCACCCCATCTGAAAGCAGCGGgatccccctctccaccaaaaTCGGCGTTGCAGCCGGTCTGGGAGGCGGCTCGTTGGTCCTgctcatcgtcatcctctaCATCATGTGGCACAAGCGGATGGAGAACAACCCGTTCAGGAGACATACACGGTCTGGCAGTGCTGCCAGTGGTGGTAGTAGCAAGCGGGATTTGGAGAGCGCGGCGGGGTTGCCGGTGCAGGAGAGGCAGAAGCTGGATTGGGAGAGTGAGCATGATGTTGCTTTTGattttgggtttgggaagCCGACGGTGGAGATCAAGGGGGGGAATAACTGGAAGGAGAcccaggaggaggatagaTTGCCTGCGGAGATGGAGGCTaggatgggggttggggaggatgggagtgCGCAGTTTAGGAGGTGA